The Palaemon carinicauda isolate YSFRI2023 chromosome 37, ASM3689809v2, whole genome shotgun sequence genome contains a region encoding:
- the LOC137629503 gene encoding carbohydrate sulfotransferase 14-like has translation MSLLRRVIQPYTSCCVFIALIIILLGLFVNYGNIGKSSSEFSKNEQHENMKIDQSEGVVGSSIREEKKEENAVAYRLRTRKEKVLEVCRSKNIPCQIKTGLERRIFYFHRYNTSVCTLAKSASSTWRTHLRRVNKGPPLKENLRKDKIRAAFLQRPVEAVLSDVKSFSKIITVRHPLTRLVSAFRNVYNNGRLMNQYRHSAEVKEHEWRDGMYWHDRFHRFWIPALLANNMVPPDTHLKVGLKAPIDPTVLYSTEVYEKLHHVLKPKVTFELFLKFALKTYEEGTADDHWKPYYEDCCPCYFDYDYITKVETLSEDLEYVFKKLGIPSNPQISKNQIRKSVDEINAGFEYYRQVPTTLRRQIYQYLQYDMDLFGYELPDSFLI, from the exons ATGAGTCTTCTACGAAGAGTGATTCAGCCATATACATCGTGTTGTGTTTTCATTGCCCTAATTATTATACTTCTTGGTTTGTTTGTAAATTATGGAAACATTGGTAAGAGTTCTTCAGAATTTTCCAAAAATGAACAGCACGAAAATATGAAGATTGACCAGAGTGAAGGCGTTGTGGGTAGCTCTATAAGggaggagaagaaagaagagaacgcCGTTGCGTATCGGCTCAGGACACGGAAGGAAAAGGTTCTAGAAGTGTGTAGGAGTAAAAACATTCCCTGTCAAATCAAGACGGGCCTGGAGAGGCGAATATTCTATTTTCACCGTTATAACACATCTGTTTGCACTTTGGCTAAG TCCGCATCATCAACATGGAGAACACACCTTAGGCGGGTGAATAAGGGACCGCCTTTAAAGGAAAATCTTCGGAAGGACAAGATCAGGGCGGCCTTTTTGCAGAGACCCGTTGAAGCTGTACTAAGCGATGTGAAATCCTTCTCCAAAATTATAACGGTCAG GCATCCTCTAACGAGACTGGTGTCAGCCTTTCGTAATGTGTACAATAATGGACGCCTTATGAATCAGTACAGACACAGTGCTGAGGTGAAGGAACATGAG TGGCGAGATGGAATGTACTGGCATGATAGGTTCCATCGATTCTGGATTCCTGCTCTCCTTGCCAACAATATGGTGCCCCCTGACACACACCTTAAAGTTGGTTTGAAAGCACCAATTGACCCCACCGTTTT ATACTCAACAGAGGTGTATGAGAAATTGCACCATGTTCTGAAACCAAAGGTTACGTTTGAACTGTTCCTGAAATTTGCTCTAAAAACATATGAAGAAGGGACAGCGGATGATCACTG GAAACCTTATTACGAAGACTGCTGTCCATGTTATTTTGATTATGACTACATCACAAAAGTGGAGACTTTATCAGAAGATTTGGAATACGTCTTCAAGAAACTTGGCATTCCATCAAACCCTCAAATTTCCAAGAACCAGATAAGGAAGAGTGTTGATGAAATAAACGCCGGTTTTGA ATACTACCGACAAGTCCCAACAACCCTAAGAAGACAGATTTACCAGTACCTACAGTATGACATGGATCTCTTTGGATATGAACTTCCTGACAGTTTCTTAATTTGA